GCACCACCAAGTCCTCCCTGtagaaaattgaaatatatgcaCAAACTAAATACTATGTATTGATTCATTACtatgaagaaaataagaagccATCTTACAGGTAACACAATAAGGTCATATGAAAGTTTGGCTGCTTCATCAAGGAGCATGTCTGCCTCCAGTTTAACTTTGCGTGATGCCACAATCTCTAGTTTATCCTCAACAGAAGCAACCACAACCTTTGCCTTTGCTCTTCGCAGAATATCAATGATGATAACAGCTTCCATTTCCTCTGAACCATTTGCAATTGGTACAAGAATCTGAAAAGAAGACAAGTGCAAATACCAATACATGTCAAAGTTACAAATAGAGTGACAAAAATTTTCTTTGTAGGTGTAGATATATTCCTACCAAAGAAATTCAAAATAGCATAGTCGTGCTTCCTTTCTGAGATACTCTTGTTAATAAACAGAAATTTTACAGCAAAATTGTCAAAACCTCACCTTGGGTGGATTGTCTGATGTCCACTGCACTGGGTTAAACTCCTTAAAAGTATGTTCATCATCATGATTGGAATGCATGACCTGAATGTTGAATTACACAAGAAACTGATGAGAAAAGGTAAAGTAATTTACATCATAGCAAGGATCTGATATCATAAAGCAATACAAAATAGCACTTGCGTTGTATGTCAAAAATTCAGCAGTTGAAAGCTCAACGCACCCATGTGCACCAGTTCACTCATACATTCCCAATTCCCAAAGCCTAACACATACCCATTTCTATTTCCAGATATCACAGAACATGTCAGTGAGGGTTTGTCATAAAGAAGTCTATTAAAATAATCCAGAAAGGCAGAAACCAAATTACCAATTACCAACCATATTAATTCCCAGATTATTTCCGGATACTGACAGATTAAGCATATTATCAGTTATAAGTAGGCACCACGTTTATAGTGTGAGAGGAGAGATGAACTAATCTTGACCATTTAATTTTACATGGATGATGAAGATCAATTTCACTTCAATATAATCCGATCATCCGCGTATGATTGTATAATTTAGACTGGTCCCTCCCACCAGTCACCTGATAATGATATGCAACAAGTTGGTAGTGTATGCTACATTTCTCTGCTTTTCAAAAACAACAAGTGGAGTTATCATGGCACAAACGAAGTCCTCACCAATGGACCTGCAACTTCATCTGCTTTCTCTTTTCCAATTAACTGCTCAATCAAAGTGATGGCAAACTCCATGGTAGTTCCCGGCGCACGACTGGTCACAACTCTGCCATCCACCTGCACCCTAGACTCAGAAGTAGCGGCTGCATAAGCGGCCAATTTCTCCATCAATGCAGGATAACAAGTCGCCTGTCcaacaaccacacacacacacagagtcacCAAAACCATCACCATCAGCAACACAACACCACAAAGTGGATTGCTAAGCAAACTTTACCTTTTTCCCATTCAGCAAACCCCAAGGTCCGAGCACCACCGCAGGAGCAGCACACACCGCCGCATAGAGCCGTCCGTCCTCAACATGCTTCTTCACCAACCCTTCCAGAACTTTACAGTCTCTCAGATTCTCAACACCCTGTAACCCTCcctacacacacaaaaacaataacaataagtAAATGTCAGTGTTTATTGTTTAGTCTCTGACTTTCTAAAAATAGTTTAACAGTGATGTAAACcagtttaaataagttttttcacAGTATCAACCAATCTGAAATCATTACCTTTCATTGCAGTTTGTAATTGAATGAAGGTTAAAAGAATGTTTacaaatgtcagtgccattacCATAGACCCATAGTACTTGTATTTTCTAAAAATGACACTCTTCATAAACTCAACGATGGTTTAAATTACAATTCCATGGACTAATTTGTGGTTTTCTTTTCTCTAATAAcagttaagaaaaaattaaccaGTGAATCAATTCGTGATGTTACAACAATGGTTCACAACTAATAACTAATCAATTTATCGGAATCATctttaatttgatgattaacAATCGAAACAATTTCAAGAGCAACGCAACAAGCATGTAGGAGATATTGAGAGAGAGAGGTACGGGGAGAGCGACGAGGTCAAAGGAGGTGGCAGCGACGTCTCGGACAGGGGCGTCGGCGATGATCTTGACGCCATGGAGAGCTTGGACGGCGAGGTTGTCGGAGGCGGAGGCGACGGTGACGTCGGCGCCGGAGCGTCGGAGGACGTCGATGGTGATGACAGCCTCCATGGGCTCGGTGCCGTCGGCGATGGGAACCAGGACCTTGTGAGCAGTGGCCATGAGCGTGGTGGAAGAGAGTGAGGGAGTGAAGAAGGAAAAACGGTTACTGTTATTGGGATTGGGAGTGGGAGTGAGAGTTAGAGGAAGTGTGTGAGGGAAGAATCGTAAATGACGCAATGCCATTTATGCTCCTTTTCCCCCCCTTTCCTATGTCTGCCTCGCTGTGTTAGTGTGTTTGTCTACGTGTCTCCTTCATGTGCCCCGTCTATCCCCGGTATCAGATGCTACTACTACTGCTAgtcttcttgtttttctttttcaagggaCATCAAAGGCAAAATTTTGTGCAATATATgattaaaactataaaaaaaaattgtatgaaaaGCTTATTCTGATGCTTTTAAAACGTTAAATATTGATATAAAACAATTGTATGTAcaatatttacatttaaatttttaaatattaatttaagcaAGACTAAACTATATTTGTTGTTGTagtaaatgtaaaaatatttaaaatttatccatgtcaaatttttaatatttttttcattcttaagaTTTAATGTATCGTTTTTTTAGCCCGGAATAAGATTTGAATATTCAAACttatatgtattatttatttacattgattatatgtataattaatataaaaatgttacatttatatcaatttttcacataatctatataaaaaatattatatttatatcggttatatatataattaatgtaaaaaaatcatcattttcgGATTTACCTAAACGTAtgtccaaacaaaaaaaagatggtgagaattaattaactaatCAGAGATTACCCAAACAGTTTGATCATGCAATTTggtgtaaaatattttgtacCTAAGTCTACCAAACATAGGTAGATGATCATCAAGGTATATTCGATTAAACATAGGATTGATCAATTctcaaataaacaataaaaataacaaagataattaattaacatagaaCATTGAAGAATTCCATTAAGAACAGAGAAAGTGGATACAATTGTACAGTTACACCATAAACCTTAGACTAGGGTAACTAGTCGCTTATGATCATCACAAAACTAGAAAGACTATACGAAATTAGCATAGACTTATCACAAGGGAAGAACAATGATCATGATCAGTCGTCATAGTATTGCCTCTCATTTACAGCCCTAAAAAATGTTCTCTAATTTGTAATAATGACAAAAGGTTCATTTATTGACTCCTACCCCCTATTTATATAGCTTCCTAAGAATACAAACTCGTTTGAGGTGCACTACGGCTATGATGAAATCTACCACGACTATAGTAAAAAATTATGACGCTAAAACTTTGGAGCATGATGAACTGAATATGACTGTCATGATGTGATTACGATCGTAGTGAATTCACTATAATTGTTGTCAGAAGACTGACACTATCTACAAATGGATGTCATCATATTATCATGGTTATCATGGTTATCATGCTTATCATGGTCGTGCTAGATATATTATGATCATGGTCAAGTGACAGAGTCTTCAAATCTTTAGGTAAAAGTGCAAATTTATACTCTTTTTACTTAATTGGACAACTATGATTCTACAAGATAAAACTAGCACCCAAATGTaagttttaccaaaaaaatgcaTGCAAATGGGACAAAAACTGACACAAAGTATCTATAAAAGTGATTTATTAGGTGTTGTGAAAATTTAGTTCAACAAGTTCCTTTTCGGTCAATTTGGCATATCACAATGTATCTTTTGATCCAAACCGTGTTGAAAGCCTTTTCCACAAGCATCTTTGGAAGCTCTTCATTCCAAAAAATGTTGCTATTTTCATTTGGAAGATATTCTTGGATATGTTACCAACGCGGATCAATCTTAGCAAATGTGGAATCCGGCTAGTGGGGGTTGAATTATCTTGTCCATTTTGCCATGAAATGGATGAAACCCGAACACTTATTATTCACTTGTCCTTTTGCTTCAACTATTTGGAATGCATGGTATGACTGGTTGGGAATTGTTTCTGCTTAACATAAGGAACTCGTTCAACATTTCTTTCTACATGATTGTAGCTGGTtggggaaggaaaaaaaataaagtgtggAAGTCAATATGGAATGCAGCGGTGTGGTCATTGTGGTGTCATCGTAACAAGATTATTTTTGAAGATAATGCACTTAGACTTGGATTTTGTGTTGGAAACTATTAGGTTCAAATCTTGGCTATGGCTGCACTCATATGTTAAGAActttcatttctcttttttttttaatgattttgtaaTCTTCTGATTTGTATTCAAAGTTTATAACTGCTCAGAGGAATACCATTGGTTGGGATGACTAAGTTAAGAAAAGGTGCAGGAAGAAAAACCCGAAACATGCAAAATTGCCGATGGTGGATACACGCGGGGGTTAAAAATAGGTGCAGAGTTTATGGTATATTTCATTGGATAGAGGAGAAAGAATTTATGAATTGTATTTTGTAATGGTTGAACTGGGACGCTAGCCTTTCGGTCTTTTTGTAATCTTGATGGTACTTCTGTTACcttgttaataatatataatgttgtttgctaataaaaaaaagttgatcaTATGCCATAGATCTTATTGTCATTGAATATTTTCTAGTAGAGAACACAAATTCTATGACCCTGTTTGCATTGATAAGCACCTAACCGGCAAGAGAGCTGATCtccatatatacatatatatatatatatatatatatatatatatatatatatatatatatatccgtcTAGGATGAAATTTGATGTCTATTTTCGTTAACAAATATAGTTCTATAGATATTTAAGGAAGAtgacaaatactttttttaatattttttattctccttAATAGGTCTTTTATCATAGAAtaatgtattaatttatttttttaacaatcacaaagagtacagtaaaaaaaagtaaagtacCCCACTGTAAAGgtgtaagaaataaaaagagtGTGATTAGTTAAGAGTTTAGAAAAAGTACAGTGTAAAAGTGaatgataaaattagttaagaGGATATGtaagtatttataaattttaatctttattataaAGTATAAGTATGATATGTATAAATTACAAATTCTAACTACTAAtaactattataaatttttaacaattCACCGTTGATCActtatgttttatatatatcttCACTGTTATAATTAACTTTcatatctttcaattttttaacattGTAGGGTTAACGTAAACCACCTACTCGAAATAATACGGGTATTAACAATCACTTAACAATAAATAACTGTACATGCAATCTAAAACCACGGTCTCCTGTGAAAGTTTCTAAATAGGACGTTAACTCATGGTCAAACCTCAAAACGAAAGGGAAAGTAGATACTTACTTCCATCCATGCGTGTCTCGCAAATAAGATATCGAGATGGATCCACGTGCATGTTTGTTTCTGATGGATCCACGAAATACGTACagtaggtaaaaaaataaattgaattagtCATATCATGTCTAGTAACTAGTATTATTTGCCGCAAAAATATGAACACAAAAATCTTCTAGGCCCTCCCTGAAGTAGTGAGCATAATTCTGTGTCCCTTCCTTAAGACTAGTACCTTGAGCACTTATAGCATAAAACAAGATATGCCATCATAAAGAAGGCAATGCCAAGGaaaaagaggaatcaacagagagCACTATATATAGTTCCCTTAATGGGACCAATAGTTCCCTTAACAGAACCAACAAACATCAAATCTAGCATGATATATTAGTCTTTTGTGATATAATATGtgaattaaagttcgaatttttttcttaaaaactatttgtatttaattcagtaaaaaaaactaattatatctAATGTTTAATAACATCTTAAATAAAAGAGGtgctaaaaaaatcttaaatatcagaaaaaaaagtttataatataaaataattttagtctgtcatttaattgtaaataattatatatgataaatttattaatttaacaataaattttaaataggagagaaaatatgttgactttcatatatatattcactGAAAGAATATAATTCTCTGTTCATTCCATTAACAAAATTGTGGTTATATATCATAGTTACAAGAGAGATCATAAGTTATAATAAGGAAACTAgctacaaaaatatattaacatatattCTAACATATCCCGCAGTCGAAGCGGGAGGTTGTCGTACGCTGAGATTGTTCCAAAAATCCTTAAATAGAACCAAGAGAAGACCCTTTGTAAATATATTTGCAATATGATAACGTGACAGGATATGTAAGACTCGAACTTCCCCACGAGCAACTTTTTCACGAACAAAGTGAATATTCATCTCGATATGTTTAGTACACTGATATTGAACAGGATTTTCAAAGAGATATATCGTACTAACATTATCACAATATACCAAGGTAGCTTTCTGAATAGGACAATGAAGCTCTAGAAGAAGGTTTCGTAACCAACAAGACTCAGAAATCACATTGGCAATGCCTTAGTATTCCGCCTCCGCACTAGATCGTGACGACATAGCTTGCCGTTTGGCGGaccaacaaattaaattatcatcAAGAAACACATAGTAATCTGATGTAGAGCATCTGGTATCCAGACACCCACCCCAATCATCATTTGTATAAGAGAAAAGAGTGAACAAAGATGCAAGCCATGATCAAGAGTACCCTGAATGTAGTGCACAATGCGCTTGAGAACGTGCATGTGTTCTTTCCTCGGGTCATGCATGAATAAACACACATGTTGCACAACATAAGCAATATCAGGTCTCGTGAAGGTGAGATATTGAAGAGCACCTGCAAGGCTTCGATAATGAGATGGACCGGCATATGGTGTGTTGGAATTAGCATTGAGCTTTGGTTTCGTGTCACCGGAGTAGGAGATGACTTACAAGTTGACATGTTGGCCCGTTCAATGATCTCTGTTGCATACTTTCACTGAGATAAGAATAGACCACCTGTATGACAAGTTACAACTATACCCAAGAAATAACTCAATGGTCATAGGTCCTTCATAGCAAATTTCGAGCTAAGAAGGGATATGATAGACTTGCGAATAGCATCAGAGAAAGTTGTCAAGATAATATCATCCACATACAAAAGAATGTAAGTCATAGTTGTACCTTGTCGGTAAATTAAGAGAGAATGATCAAAAGTACTGTGAGAAAACCCAAGAGTAGAAACATAATTAGCGAATCTCTTGTACCAAGCCCGAAGGGCTTATTTGAGGCCATATAGAAATTTCTTCAACAAGCATACATGATTAGGATGATTTGGGTCCCTAAAACCCATGGGTTGATGCATGTACACAATCTCTTTGAGCTCTCCACGCAAGAAAGCATTCTTCACGTCAAGTTGGTGAATGTGTCATGCTTTAGAGATGGCTAAACTAAGAATAGTGCGAATAGTTGTCAGTTTGACTATCGGGCTAAAAGTCTCACCTCAATCCACGACAACCTATTGTGCTTTGTCATCCCCTACAAGACGGGCCTTATGCCTCTCAAAAACACCATAAGATTTTTCTATATGAGCAAAAATCCATATAGACCGAATCACATTAACATCAAGTGGACGGGGCACCAACTCTAAcgtcttatttttaataagagaATTAAATTCATCTTCCATAACCATTTTCCAATTCGGGTCACAAAGGGCAGACACGGGATTATGTGGTAGGGGGGATTTAGTGACACTATTGTTAAGATTTAAATGTCGTTTAGGTTTGAAAATCCCATGTTAACTACGTGTCATGGGTTTAGGAGCTGAAAAAGAAGTGGGCTGATATAGAGGTGAAGGTGCAAACACTAGGTTGGATGATGGTTGTTGTTGTGGCGACTATGGGCTAGGTGTGAGTGGGTCGAATAGAGGTGTAGGTTGGGCAGCAAGTTGTGGGTGTGGCAAGACCTGCTGGGCAGGTTGGTTTGAGCTTAGCGAAGAGGTCAAATGGTGGATCACATAAGGGGAGGGTCTGTCGTCCATAAACCATAAGTGTGAGGTTGTGGAGTGTGTAACTTAACAAAAAGGAATTAGGTTTCATAAAAAATGACATGACAACTTAGTATGACTTTAGGAGAGGACCAATCATAGCACTTGTGCCCACGATGATTAGATGGGACCCAAAAAAGACACATGAGGTGGAACGAGTCTGAAGTTTGTTTATGGTAATAGAAGGAAAGAGTGGATAACATAAACACCCAAACACCAGAAGATGAGAGTAGGAAGAGTCCTTTTGATAAAGAACCTTGAGAGGTGATTGATAAGATAATTGTTTACTTGGAAGAATGTTGAGAATATATGTTGTCATTTGCAAAGCATGATGCCAAAAGGAAGGTGGTAAAAATGCATAGACTAGTAGAGTACGAATAATATTGTTGATGGTATGGATTTTTCTCTCGACTTTCTCATTTTGTGATTATGTATGTGGACAAGAGAGGCAAAAAACTAACTTATTTACATTACAAAATTCCCAAAAAGGTCCATTAACAAACTCCCTACCATTATCACATTGAATGTTTTTTACTTCTCGTTCAAACTAAGTGTGGAAGAAAGCTCTAAAAGATTAAAATGTGGAAAAAACTTGAGACAAACAATGGAAATGTCCACAAAAAATTAGAGTAATCATCCAACAACAAAACATAATATTGGTGGCCCGAAGAGCTCAAAACGAGAAATGTCTAAATATCTCTATGGATAATATCAAAAGGCATAATAATGCAAGAATGAGAAGAAACAAATGGTAACTTAACATGTTTTtcaagagaacaagagagacaAACATGAGAACTACGAGTTTGATTAcactcaataaatttatttagctTAAAGGAGTCAAAAGCAGGTGCTCCTAGATGACCCAAATGAGCATGTCATAACGATGGTGCTAAAGCAACAAAAGTATATTGTGAAGTGGATTGATTGGTGGTGATGGGATAAAGGTCATGTCGATTCTCACATCTCATGAAACGTATCCTCATTTGAAAATCCTTCTCAAAAAAACCAAAAGGGTCAAATTCAATAGAAACTGAGTTATCAGTTGCAAACTTTCGAATCGTCACTAAGTTTTTAATAACTTGAAGGGCATGAATGACATTTTTCAGGGCAAAGGGTGGATTTGAGGGAGACAAATAGGTGTGACCATAACCACGAATTGGAATTGAATGACCATTACCAACAATTATACCATGATTATTGCTCTAATTaaaataagacaggagattacCTTGCTTGGATGTCATGTGAGAAGTGACACCAGTTTCCATGTACCAATTGACATCTGAAGGATTAAGCCCAAGAGTGTGCATCGTTGCTTCGATGCTTGTTAAAGTGGGTGGAGGTGTTGTTGCCGCCATGTAGGCCTGTAGTGGTTTTGGCCTAAGGATGCTTGTCTGGTGCTATTGGGCTTGCGAAAAATTTGGCCTAATCCAATGTGAGGAAGGGGGTGGGCCGTTGGATGAGGGGTATGGGCAAGGTGGAAGAGCCCAAGGCATCCATGACCATTACTATTGTCCAGTAGGCCACTGTTAGTGCCCCGGTTGCTACTGGCCGGACTGCTGCTGCTAGCCACTATTGCGGTTGCCACCATCATTGCTCTTGATGCCACCGCGATTGCCACCATTGTTGTGGTTTTGACCCTTTTATCATCATGAGTATTCCAATTTTGATGGGAATTTTTGGAGAGGGAGTGAGAGTCATTAGTGTCGCAAGCCACCATGGCGGCACCCCCACTGATTGCAGCCTTCTTCGCGAGACCAACTTCTTCTAAGGTGAGCATAGAGCGGGCTTGATAAAATGGTGGAAGATGATAGCTTTGGCGAATGAGTGTGACAACCCCATTGTAAGCCTCGATGAGGCCGACCACCATTTGAAGAACAAGACAATTGTTCAATATTGGTGTGCCTACGTTCTTGAGTCGATCGAACTATTCCTTGAGCCGTTGACAATACGCAGAGGCATTCAGGAAATCCTCCATGTTGGTACGGGAGAATTCTTGCTCAAGAGTtacagtctaagaattcttaTTGTCTTGGAATATATCATGCAACCTATTCCATGCCTCCATTGCTGTTGCGTTGGGTTCAAGAATAGTATGCAACAAGTCATGTGAAATTGTTGCATAGATTCATTGAAGGACCGCAACATCAAGGGTTGACCacaatttcttttcttcatcAATTTTAGGCATCTTCTCCCTACCTTTCTCCGGTGGGACAATGTGGTGGAGGACCTTGTGAGAACATGCATAAATCTTGAATAGTTTTGCCCACGTCCCATATTGGACGTTTTCCATCTCCAGGGTGATGGAGATATGATTTTTGATGTTGGAGATAGTAATAACTAGGTGGAATTTGTTGGAGTCAGTCATGGTGGCTgaggagaaaagagaaatagcaactaaaaggagaagaaaagttAGGTCGTAACGGAAGCAAGAGATGATCATACCCTAGACTGCTATTACCATGAAAGTATATATTTCTCTGTTCATTCCATTAGCAAAATTGTGGTTATATATCACAATTACAATATAGATCCTAGGCTAtaataaagatattaattaTACACAAGAGAGTTCCTAAGCTATAATAAGAAAGTTGGATGCAAAAATATATTGACATATATTTTAACATTCACATTGAtacatgttaaattttaaataaaattatctccaaaagaatatgaaaagagtatgtattaataatataaaataattttatatatctatttaatattaaattattatatataataaatttattaatttttatgtatgtaTTTGAATTTATGTTTGAAACCTCTAATCGATAGTTTACGATTTTCAAAGCAATAAATGTAGAAATAATTACATTATTAGTTATGTGAGAATGTAAGTTAAGTtcaaccttaattttttttcttaaatacaccattcaataattatcataaaactcATGCAATTGAAAATACGTTGTTGAATAATAgtgtatacttttttttatttttcttttgctatTAGTGACcattaaattcaataaaatatgtctaggaaaaatgaaaatatgattcCCTTAATGGGGGGCCTTTCGGGCATTTCCATAGCGAGGAACTCGATCTCAACGAGAGCGTAGGTGCTTCATTCGAAAAGGGTTTGAAAAATGATGCACAAATGGACAAGGCCTAGTGGTAATGCAAGAGGGTACAACTGTACATACATGTAAGTAGTCCGTCCCATGACATAGATACAACACTCACATGTAGATGCTCCTAGAGAGAGAAAgttttttagagagagaaagtttTATGTTCCTTTGTGTTTGCCATCTGTTGCAGTGTGGTAGCATTGTTGGGTTTCCAATTCTATCTCTGGTGGGGTTGAAGGTGAGAAATGAAGCGAGGGAAGATTGCAATTCGTGCTCTCAGCTCAGAAAATGTTGAATTGCTTTTGGGATTTTGAGGAACCCTGATTCTGGGGGTGAGATTGAGCCGTTCTGGTGGGCGGCTCTGAGATTTTTTCTCTGAAAAGAGTTTCTGGGTCGTGTTTGTTTGttgaaaagttttgttttttggcGGTTTCTGATGATGGGTTGTGTATTTCTTTTCTGAGAATCTGAGATGGGTAGAGTAGGTTGTGATCTGTGTTAAAAGTGAGTGTATACTGGTTTGGATTTTCGTTTTTATTATCCATTTCTGGACCTGGTGATTTTCGTTTTTATTATCCATTTCTGGACCTGGTGTTTGTTCTGTGTGCCAATGCTGCTTCTCTATTCATGCATGTGGATTTTATGCTTCAATTTGGTTCAGGAATTCAGGGTTTTCCCATCTCTTTCAAGTGATTTGCTCAACTAATGTGTATGTTGCTCTTTTATTTAAGGGAATGCTAAGTATTTGATGAAAATGAGGATATTTATTACCAGTATATTCGAAACATAAAAATCTTTTGATGTTGTTTCTTTGTAAATAATTGAAGGCATGCAAGGtgtattaaatgatactttatttaaaatttggtgtCTCACCAAATGTTCTTAAAATTTTAGCTTTTGAAGTTTGACAACAACTTTTGATATCCCAAACCGTTGTATTTTGAAAAAGTAGCTGTGTTCGTGCAACCCATAATCTTCGTATGATTGCATGTTCATTTTGATTCAAGCCAACCTTTGTATGATTGCATGTTCATTTTGATTCAAGCCAACCTTTGCATTTGTATTTGCATTTGGTCATGTACTCTGTCAATGTGATGCTTATTagtaaatattcacaaaatttgcTAATAGCAGAAAACATTACAGGATTTAGTAATTGTTGCCTTTAAAGACCATTCTCCATCGCCTCTATGTGgggcttaaattttttaacaaggGAAACATGATGAATATTTTGAAGAAGAATGTAATGAggcttttttagttaatttggaAGAGAGTAATCACTATAGCACTAAAACTAGATCTACAAACTGCACTGGAAGAAATGAGACTCCCTCTGCTGCAAAACATTATTGCATGAAAAGTATATTATTTCTGAATTCTGATTCCCTATCCCTTGGTTATATGCTATATGCTGTTTTTGTCCGAGGATAATATTTCTCTAGGAGAAACTGTTGCATGAAAGACAATATA
Above is a window of Glycine soja cultivar W05 chromosome 12, ASM419377v2, whole genome shotgun sequence DNA encoding:
- the LOC114380017 gene encoding protein DJ-1 homolog B-like; this translates as MALRHLRFFPHTLPLTLTPTPNPNNSNRFSFFTPSLSSTTLMATAHKVLVPIADGTEPMEAVITIDVLRRSGADVTVASASDNLAVQALHGVKIIADAPVRDVAATSFDLVALPGGLQGVENLRDCKVLEGLVKKHVEDGRLYAAVCAAPAVVLGPWGLLNGKKATCYPALMEKLAAYAAATSESRVQVDGRVVTSRAPGTTMEFAITLIEQLIGKEKADEVAGPLVMHSNHDDEHTFKEFNPVQWTSDNPPKILVPIANGSEEMEAVIIIDILRRAKAKVVVASVEDKLEIVASRKVKLEADMLLDEAAKLSYDLIVLPGGLGGAQTFANSETLVSLLKKQRESNIYYGAICASPALVLEPHGLLKGKKATAFPVMCNKLSDQSEVENRVVVDGNLITSRGPGTSIEFALAIVEKLFGRKLALELAKAVVFARP